A window of Aerococcus urinae contains these coding sequences:
- a CDS encoding Mur ligase family protein: MTLRSQVAKHSARLVQILLKKLTKGGSSLPGKIAKKLDPAILAELGKNYRVVIITGTNGKSVTTALTVNILRQKFDEVLTNDTGSNLEQGIISTFLNANSKEQGDKIAVLEVDEASVRHITEYIKPEVILVTNLFRDQLDRFGEIYTTFDYILEGANKSPKSLLLMNGDAPIFASRDFHHNVAYFGFSNSDKTTDKMAHYNTDGVLCPRCEHILHYYMITYSNLGDYFCPNCQFHRPSLTYSVDQVDKLTPETSTFTIEGQSFTIPVAGIYNIYNALAAYSIARYLGLSQTAIHEGLQGAKRMFGRQEALTIHGKDTRINLIKNPVGFNQIVSLLELDQEEFSLLVLLNDNPADGQDISWIWDAMFENIAQLPNIKATAVGGIRVKDLKVRMQVAGFDEDRLEELSNSQGALQWIASVPSQKVYVLATYTAMLDFRRELADQHLVKERMKS; the protein is encoded by the coding sequence ATGACATTGCGTTCACAAGTTGCCAAGCATAGCGCCCGCTTGGTGCAAATTTTACTCAAGAAATTAACCAAAGGCGGATCCAGTTTGCCAGGTAAAATTGCTAAAAAATTGGATCCGGCTATTTTAGCTGAACTGGGCAAAAATTACCGGGTAGTTATCATTACCGGAACCAATGGTAAATCAGTTACCACGGCTCTTACCGTTAATATTTTGCGCCAAAAGTTTGATGAAGTATTAACCAATGATACCGGCTCAAACCTAGAACAAGGGATTATATCCACTTTCTTGAATGCTAATTCCAAAGAACAGGGGGATAAAATAGCTGTTCTTGAGGTTGATGAGGCTAGCGTTCGCCACATTACCGAATACATTAAACCGGAAGTGATCTTAGTAACTAATCTATTTAGAGATCAGTTGGACCGCTTTGGGGAGATTTATACGACCTTCGATTACATTTTAGAGGGGGCTAATAAGAGTCCCAAAAGCTTGCTCTTGATGAATGGTGACGCGCCAATTTTTGCGTCACGGGACTTTCATCATAATGTGGCTTACTTTGGTTTTAGTAATTCGGATAAAACGACTGATAAGATGGCCCATTATAATACCGATGGGGTCCTATGTCCCCGCTGCGAGCATATCCTTCACTATTATATGATTACTTATAGTAATTTAGGGGATTATTTCTGTCCTAATTGTCAGTTTCACCGACCAAGCTTAACTTATTCAGTGGACCAGGTGGATAAGTTAACTCCAGAAACTTCGACATTTACTATTGAGGGTCAATCCTTTACCATCCCAGTCGCGGGAATTTATAATATATATAATGCCCTAGCGGCTTATTCAATTGCTCGTTATTTAGGGCTAAGTCAAACAGCCATTCATGAGGGCTTGCAGGGAGCCAAGCGGATGTTTGGTCGTCAAGAAGCCTTAACCATTCATGGCAAGGATACCCGTATTAATCTCATTAAGAACCCGGTTGGTTTTAACCAAATCGTTTCTTTATTGGAGTTAGACCAAGAAGAGTTTTCTCTACTCGTTCTCCTCAATGATAATCCTGCTGATGGTCAGGATATTTCCTGGATTTGGGACGCCATGTTTGAAAATATCGCCCAATTACCTAACATTAAAGCTACGGCGGTAGGGGGCATACGGGTAAAAGACCTTAAAGTTCGGATGCAAGTGGCCGGTTTTGATGAGGACCGCTTAGAAGAACTTTCTAATTCACAGGGAGCTCTACAATGGATTGCATCTGTCCCCAGCCAAAAAGTCTATGTCTTAGCCACCTATACTGCCATGCTCGATTTTAGACGAGAATTAGCTGACCAACATCTTGTGAAGGAGCGGATGAAATCATGA
- a CDS encoding thymidine kinase, with the protein MAQLFYRYGAMNSGKSFEILKVAHNYEEQGKPVKVMTSAIDDRSGTIGVISSRIGEDREAYSIDPDTDIFSYIESENEKEKIYCVLVDEAQFLSKQNIFDLAKVVDQLNIPVMAFGLKNDFQNELFEGSHYLLILADKIEEVKTICWFCAKKATMNLRIHNDKPVYTGEQIQIGGNESYYPVCRKHYNHPPLEDGKIAVHRASLCQ; encoded by the coding sequence ATGGCACAGTTATTTTATCGATACGGGGCAATGAATAGTGGAAAATCTTTTGAAATCTTAAAAGTTGCCCATAATTATGAAGAGCAAGGTAAACCTGTCAAAGTAATGACTAGCGCGATCGATGACCGCTCAGGCACAATCGGCGTGATTTCGAGTCGTATAGGGGAAGACCGTGAGGCCTATAGTATCGATCCTGATACTGATATTTTTTCCTATATTGAATCTGAAAATGAAAAGGAAAAAATCTACTGTGTCTTAGTTGATGAAGCACAATTTTTAAGTAAGCAGAATATTTTTGATTTGGCTAAAGTGGTCGACCAGTTAAACATACCAGTGATGGCATTTGGCCTAAAAAATGATTTTCAAAATGAACTTTTTGAAGGCTCCCACTATTTGTTAATTTTGGCTGATAAAATCGAAGAAGTAAAAACAATTTGTTGGTTCTGTGCTAAAAAAGCAACAATGAACTTACGAATTCATAATGACAAACCGGTATATACTGGTGAACAAATTCAAATTGGTGGTAATGAATCTTATTATCCAGTATGTCGTAAACATTATAACCACCCCCCATTAGAAGATGGGAAAATCGCAGTTCACCGTGCATCATTATGCCAATAA
- a CDS encoding type 1 glutamine amidotransferase, giving the protein MIFRIGHLYGNLMNTYGDNGNLLMLQYLAKEKGLQVEKEIISIDDCLDSDRYDFIFFGGGQDYEQSVVSRDLKNKKAALLDYIEANKVLLGICGGYQLLGNYYQTTNGEEYPGIGAIDFYTKSYPERLIGTTKMHCDRFDEDYVGYENHAGRTYLASGVEPLGRMIEGYGNNDEDQVEGVIYKNTFGSYFHGPLLVNNPHLAERLIDLAIDQKAH; this is encoded by the coding sequence ATGATCTTTAGAATTGGCCATCTCTATGGCAATTTAATGAATACCTATGGCGATAATGGGAACCTGCTTATGCTCCAGTACCTTGCCAAGGAAAAGGGACTTCAGGTAGAAAAAGAGATTATTTCTATTGATGACTGCTTGGATAGTGACCGCTATGATTTTATCTTCTTTGGCGGCGGACAAGACTATGAGCAATCGGTAGTGAGCCGTGACTTGAAAAATAAGAAAGCTGCCTTGCTTGATTATATCGAAGCCAATAAGGTGCTGTTAGGAATTTGTGGAGGCTACCAACTCTTGGGAAATTATTATCAGACCACTAATGGGGAAGAGTACCCCGGTATTGGAGCCATTGATTTCTATACTAAGAGCTATCCAGAACGACTGATTGGAACCACAAAAATGCATTGTGACCGTTTTGATGAGGACTATGTAGGCTATGAGAACCATGCCGGTCGGACCTATCTCGCTTCTGGTGTAGAGCCTTTGGGGCGGATGATTGAAGGCTATGGGAATAATGATGAAGACCAGGTGGAAGGGGTTATTTATAAGAATACCTTTGGCTCTTATTTTCACGGCCCTCTATTAGTTAATAACCCCCATTTGGCTGAAAGATTGATTGATCTGGCCATCGATCAAAAAGCGCATTAG